One region of Deltaproteobacteria bacterium genomic DNA includes:
- the mrdA gene encoding penicillin-binding protein 2 produces MQKRPGRIDGHDSGAYRQKFHRIFVIVSVALSVLIFRMWYLQVIKGKEMSQRSETNSVRICKIRPLRGIITDRHGNVLVNNQPSFDVVFIPDKNRDLNRVTREMESIYQEQDLPLAEDFSRISENRSFMPVRLDKNVNARKLALIETRSLDLPGVGIDVVPTRLYLYGEMMAHLIGYVGEISAAELENHARKQYEAGDMIGKYGIERYFDAYLKGQSGAEQMEVNALGKKIKSLGKIDPVQGYSLHLTIDAVLQQTAWEAFEGKPGAAVVMDVRTGEVLALVSSPSFDPNLFNGGISREAWRKISSNPLHPMEDRTISGQYPPGSTYKLVVAAAGLEEGIITPETSFHCDGTFHLGNRMFRCWQKKGHGRVNLHRAIVESCDVYFYNLGKQLGVDKIAYYARAFGFGSPTGLPLAREKGGIVPTKAWKLGRTRQSWQAGETISISIGQGFNLVTPIQLASFYAALANGGTLYRPHLVRRIESSDGQVVWKFVPERKTRVPISPQHLKILNRALWGAVHEGGGTGYALRRPQKDVCGKTGTSQVVGLPMDERARRAKILSGAHRDHALFVCFAPYNSPEIVVSVIAENAGHGGSVAAPIARKIIDAYFTGQKAPRTVPPLPRIQPYPEVSPEQGPVPEKKRTVTLRLNDKPDYNPSQRAVR; encoded by the coding sequence ATGCAAAAACGTCCCGGTCGAATTGACGGGCATGATTCCGGCGCATACCGACAGAAATTTCATCGGATATTCGTCATCGTCAGCGTCGCCCTTTCGGTCCTCATCTTCAGGATGTGGTATCTTCAGGTCATCAAGGGAAAGGAGATGAGTCAGCGCTCGGAAACCAACAGTGTCCGGATCTGTAAAATCAGGCCCCTACGGGGAATAATCACGGACCGTCACGGAAACGTTCTGGTGAACAATCAACCCTCTTTCGACGTGGTTTTCATTCCCGATAAAAACCGGGACCTGAATCGGGTGACCAGGGAAATGGAATCCATCTATCAGGAACAGGATTTGCCTCTTGCCGAGGATTTCAGTCGTATATCCGAAAACAGGTCCTTTATGCCCGTACGCCTTGACAAGAATGTGAACGCCAGGAAGCTGGCCCTGATTGAGACGAGATCCCTCGATCTCCCGGGGGTTGGTATAGATGTGGTGCCGACTCGTCTGTACCTGTACGGTGAAATGATGGCCCATCTGATCGGTTATGTCGGCGAGATCAGCGCCGCGGAACTCGAAAACCATGCCCGAAAGCAATATGAGGCAGGTGATATGATCGGCAAATACGGTATTGAGAGATATTTTGACGCGTATCTGAAAGGGCAGAGCGGGGCGGAGCAAATGGAGGTCAATGCCCTCGGCAAGAAAATAAAAAGTCTGGGGAAGATCGATCCGGTACAGGGATACAGTCTTCACCTAACCATAGACGCCGTTCTTCAGCAGACGGCCTGGGAGGCCTTTGAGGGGAAGCCGGGGGCCGCCGTCGTTATGGACGTCAGAACGGGGGAAGTCCTGGCCCTGGTAAGCTCCCCCTCCTTTGACCCCAATCTGTTCAACGGCGGAATTTCCCGAGAGGCGTGGCGAAAAATTTCATCCAACCCGCTTCACCCGATGGAAGATCGGACCATTTCCGGCCAGTACCCCCCGGGATCAACTTATAAGCTCGTGGTGGCCGCCGCCGGATTGGAGGAAGGGATCATCACCCCGGAAACGTCCTTCCATTGTGACGGAACCTTCCATCTCGGTAACCGGATGTTTCGCTGCTGGCAGAAAAAGGGACACGGAAGGGTGAATCTTCACCGTGCCATTGTCGAATCCTGCGATGTCTATTTTTATAATCTGGGTAAACAATTGGGCGTCGACAAGATCGCATATTACGCCAGAGCTTTTGGTTTCGGCAGTCCGACGGGGTTGCCCCTGGCCCGCGAGAAAGGGGGCATTGTGCCGACGAAGGCCTGGAAACTGGGGAGAACCCGACAAAGCTGGCAGGCCGGTGAAACGATTTCCATTTCCATTGGCCAGGGATTCAATCTGGTCACACCGATTCAACTGGCCAGTTTTTACGCAGCCTTGGCGAACGGCGGCACACTCTACCGCCCGCATCTTGTACGCCGCATCGAAAGTTCTGATGGCCAGGTGGTCTGGAAATTTGTTCCCGAGCGGAAAACACGGGTTCCGATCAGTCCGCAACATCTGAAAATCCTGAATCGCGCGCTCTGGGGAGCCGTGCATGAGGGCGGTGGTACAGGCTATGCGCTGCGTCGGCCGCAAAAAGATGTCTGCGGTAAAACCGGAACGTCTCAGGTTGTGGGGCTGCCCATGGACGAGCGCGCCCGTCGGGCAAAAATTCTCTCAGGGGCCCATCGGGATCATGCCCTGTTTGTCTGTTTTGCGCCTTACAACAGTCCGGAAATCGTTGTTTCCGTCATCGCGGAAAATGCCGGCCACGGGGGATCCGTTGCCGCACCCATCGCGCGGAAAATCATTGATGCCTATTTTACCGGCCAAAAAGCACCCCGGACGGTCCCCCCGTTGCCCCGGATTCAACCGTACCCTGAGGTTTCTCCGGAACAGGGCCCTGTGCCGGAGAAAAAGAGGACTGTGACCCTGCGCTTAAACGACAAACCGGACTATAACCCCAGCCAGAGGGCTGTGCGATAG
- the mreC gene encoding rod shape-determining protein MreC, whose amino-acid sequence MQSLKKKYYLLFLVFLFILVLGFFSYQLHSSPNAGFIHKIVLETTFPLESIMHDSMAGVREIWRRYLFLYGLTEENDRLRKTNARLSRKVFEYREAYLENIRLRKLLAFKERLPYETKVAGVTRHDMSGVMKTLMIDVGENDGIRKGQPVIVEAGLVGRVVDTTWHASRVLVVTDENSNVDVLVQRTRANGILQGTGAGRCKLKYIVKTDPVKKGDIALTSGLGGVFPKGLVVGVVGGVEHSKASMFQNIEVVPFADFHRMEEVLVIIGK is encoded by the coding sequence ATGCAATCGCTGAAAAAAAAATATTACCTGCTGTTCCTGGTCTTCCTTTTTATTCTGGTTCTCGGTTTCTTTTCGTATCAGTTGCATTCGTCGCCAAACGCCGGTTTCATCCACAAAATTGTTCTGGAGACGACCTTTCCCCTGGAATCGATCATGCATGACAGTATGGCGGGGGTTCGCGAAATTTGGCGGCGCTATCTGTTTCTCTACGGCCTGACCGAGGAGAACGACCGCCTGCGGAAGACGAATGCCCGGCTCAGCCGGAAAGTGTTCGAGTACCGGGAAGCCTATTTGGAGAACATCCGCCTCAGGAAGCTGCTGGCTTTCAAGGAAAGGCTGCCCTACGAAACGAAGGTCGCCGGGGTGACGCGGCACGATATGTCGGGAGTGATGAAAACCCTGATGATCGACGTCGGCGAGAATGACGGCATCAGGAAAGGGCAACCCGTTATTGTGGAGGCCGGTTTGGTGGGGCGGGTGGTTGATACAACCTGGCACGCTTCCCGCGTTCTCGTTGTGACCGATGAGAACAGCAATGTCGATGTCTTGGTCCAGCGGACCCGGGCAAACGGGATCTTGCAGGGAACAGGAGCCGGCAGGTGTAAGCTGAAATACATTGTCAAGACGGATCCGGTGAAGAAGGGAGATATTGCCCTGACCTCCGGGCTGGGCGGTGTGTTCCCGAAGGGATTGGTGGTGGGCGTTGTCGGAGGAGTGGAACACAGCAAGGCCAGCATGTTTCAGAACATAGAAGTTGTTCCTTTTGCGGACTTTCATAGGATGGAGGAAGTCTTGGTAATCATCGGAAAATAG